A portion of the Choristoneura fumiferana chromosome 6, NRCan_CFum_1, whole genome shotgun sequence genome contains these proteins:
- the LOC141428615 gene encoding uncharacterized protein: MGPYVPDNRWISFPESNPLLYQLSPKTVKVPQKLPEQRNVRQLQPSPPRVQMDTSSVSKNINAEINEVIEALNQLTESRAGDHQESRAAERDDYGNPYSRPLVYDNPSSAHNGPLVPEKYPPGQQEQEYASQPKLSLLKSDLLAKPVASRAAFKVGGLIELVLGLLSGSGSGGLELTGFKDIVINGIIKPLLTAKGGLKAVLSKLSIPMIALMLINLEVLITMWWLWEEDCPQSVYHKSAYHQPNHSYPVTPTKPVYQAPTYSPSYNYNTY; the protein is encoded by the coding sequence ATGGGTCCTTACGTACCGGATAACCGTTGGATATCATTTCCCGAGTCGAATCCGCTATTGTATCAACTAAGTCCAAAAACAGTGAAAGTGCCACAGAAGTTACCAGAGCAGCGAAATGTGAGGCAGCTGCAGCCTTCTCCACCGAGAGTGCAGATGGATACATCTTCTGTCTCTAAAAATATAAACGCCGAAATAAACGAAGTCATAGAAGCCTTGAATCAGTTGACTGAGAGCAGAGCTGGCGATCATCAGGAATCCCGCGCTGCTGAACGGGATGACTATGGAAACCCGTACTCACGTCCCCTTGTCTACGACAACCCATCATCGGCGCATAACGGACCATTGGTACCTGAGAAGTATCCCCCTGGACAACAAGAGCAAGAATATGCCTCACAACCGAAGCTGTCGCTTTTGAAATCAGATTTGCTAGCGAAGCCGGTGGCTTCGAGAGCCGCGTTCAAGGTCGGTGGCCTCATCGAGCTGGTGCTCGGATTACTCTCTGGATCTGGGTCAGGAGGCCTGGAATTGACAGGTTTTAAAGATATTGTTATAAATGGAATAATAAAGCCTCTTCTTACTGCAAAAGGTGGTTTGAAAGCAGTATTAAGTAAGCTTAGTATCCCAATGATTGCTTTGATGTTAATAAATTTGGAAGTCTTGATAACTATGTGGTGGCTCTGGGAGGAGGATTGTCCTCAGTCGGTTTATCACAAATCAGCTTATCATCAACCAAACCATAGTTATCCTGTAACTCCTACTAAGCCAGTGTATCAAGCACCTACCTACTCTCCCAGTTACAACTACAATACATACTAA